In Candidatus Dependentiae bacterium, the following proteins share a genomic window:
- a CDS encoding FkbM family methyltransferase, with product MLPYSPIVLESGGYFGEDTIRIKHIFPDAEVHVFEPLPSSFEVMEKETENLSDVIRYPYALTNYSGKIPFLLLVVLHWNEHAFDKTPIQVPCVTINDWATKNNISHIDFMWLDMEGNELCVLQKSLDILHTVKAIYTEISFCKIRETSCKYIYLKAFLKRHGFH from the coding sequence ATGTTGCCGTATTCTCCTATTGTTTTGGAATCGGGAGGGTATTTTGGTGAAGATACCATTAGAATAAAACATATATTTCCTGATGCAGAGGTACATGTTTTTGAACCACTTCCCAGTTCATTTGAAGTAATGGAAAAAGAAACTGAAAACTTATCTGATGTCATTCGTTATCCATATGCACTTACAAATTATTCAGGAAAAATACCTTTTCTTCTATTGGTTGTCCTGCATTGGAATGAGCATGCATTTGATAAAACGCCTATTCAAGTTCCGTGTGTCACTATAAACGATTGGGCTACCAAAAATAATATTTCTCATATTGATTTTATGTGGCTTGATATGGAAGGTAATGAGCTTTGTGTTTTGCAAAAATCTTTAGATATTTTGCATACGGTCAAAGCAATTTATACAGAAATTTCTTTTTGCAAAATTCGAGAAACTTCATGTAAATATATTTATTTAAAAGCATTTTTGAAAAGGCATGGCTTTCATTAA
- a CDS encoding UDP-glucuronic acid decarboxylase family protein has translation MNNYKQWLFFVISVISFPCIYTQEQQKNVLVTGGAGFLGSHLCKRLLDLDYNVIAVDNLYTGRLDNIESLFEDKRFSFKHHDITYPLDIQVDYIFNLACPASPPHYQKDPIFTTKTCVLGAINMLELAKKYNALIMQASTSEVYGDPEVHPQVETYRGLVNPIGIRSCYDEGKRCAESLFFDYHRQYNVPIKVVRIFNTYGPNMDPRDGRVVSNFIMQALKGEPLTIYGSGLQTRSFCYVDDLIDGFISMMFDTASDFTGPINLGNPDEYNLVQLAEMILHSIQSDSQIVYLRLPKDDPCRRKPDILLARKELNWSPQVHLINGLQKTIEYFKKFVD, from the coding sequence ATGAACAACTATAAACAATGGTTGTTTTTTGTGATCAGTGTGATTAGCTTTCCTTGTATTTATACGCAAGAGCAACAAAAGAACGTGTTGGTGACAGGAGGTGCCGGCTTTCTAGGAAGTCATCTGTGTAAAAGATTGCTTGATTTAGATTATAACGTGATTGCAGTAGATAATCTTTATACAGGACGTTTAGATAATATTGAGTCCTTATTTGAAGATAAGCGTTTTTCATTTAAGCATCATGACATTACATATCCATTGGATATTCAAGTCGATTACATTTTTAATTTAGCTTGTCCGGCATCGCCGCCACATTATCAAAAAGATCCTATTTTTACGACTAAGACATGCGTGTTAGGTGCAATAAATATGCTTGAATTAGCAAAAAAATATAATGCTCTAATTATGCAGGCTTCAACGAGTGAAGTTTATGGTGATCCGGAAGTACATCCACAGGTTGAAACATATCGTGGTTTGGTTAACCCGATCGGCATTCGTTCATGTTATGACGAAGGCAAACGTTGTGCTGAATCATTATTTTTTGATTATCATAGACAATATAATGTTCCTATTAAGGTTGTGCGCATTTTTAATACCTATGGCCCAAACATGGACCCTAGAGATGGGCGTGTCGTGAGTAATTTTATTATGCAGGCATTAAAAGGTGAGCCATTAACTATTTATGGTAGTGGATTACAAACACGATCATTTTGTTATGTTGATGATTTAATTGATGGGTTCATATCTATGATGTTCGATACAGCTTCAGATTTTACCGGTCCGATTAATTTAGGAAATCCTGATGAATATAATTTAGTTCAGCTTGCTGAAATGATTTTACATTCAATACAGAGTGACTCGCAAATTGTATATTTAAGATTGCCAAAAGATGATCCATGTCGCAGAAAGCCCGATATTTTATTGGCAAGAAAAGAACTTAATTGGTCTCCTCAGGTTCATTTGATTAATGGTTTACAGAAAACGATTGAATATTTTAAAAAGTTTGTTGATTAA
- a CDS encoding class I SAM-dependent methyltransferase produces MNTVKFHLIFVASICSAVLLNADRHENVFSNIYHNAVWGKNAQGEGFSGGGSLLANCLEYNHFVEKFMREHNIRSVVDAGCGDWESTRYIDWNGIDYFGCDVVESVINKNIKRFGSSNIHFEFGNLVTMDLPSADLLVCKHVLQHLPNEDIKRFLPQLKKYKYCLIINEVYPHNLSSDNPDIQVGGGHKIDLRKAPFFIDGTPVMNFRIGNAVHQIFLIDNTK; encoded by the coding sequence ATGAATACAGTAAAATTTCATCTTATTTTTGTTGCCAGTATTTGTTCAGCCGTGCTTTTGAATGCAGATCGACATGAAAATGTTTTTTCAAACATTTATCACAATGCAGTCTGGGGCAAAAATGCACAGGGAGAAGGTTTTTCGGGCGGAGGCTCTTTGCTTGCCAACTGTTTAGAATATAATCATTTTGTAGAAAAATTTATGCGTGAACATAATATCAGATCTGTAGTGGATGCAGGCTGTGGTGATTGGGAATCAACAAGGTATATCGATTGGAATGGTATCGATTACTTTGGCTGTGATGTTGTTGAGAGCGTAATTAATAAAAATATAAAGCGATTTGGTTCTTCAAATATTCATTTTGAGTTTGGCAATTTAGTGACTATGGATTTGCCGTCAGCAGATCTTTTAGTTTGTAAGCATGTGCTTCAACATTTGCCAAATGAAGATATCAAGCGCTTTCTTCCACAATTAAAGAAATATAAATATTGTTTAATTATCAATGAAGTGTATCCACATAATTTGTCTAGTGATAACCCTGATATTCAAGTGGGTGGTGGTCATAAAATCGATTTAAGAAAAGCACCGTTTTTTATTGATGGAACACCAGTTATGAATTTTAGAATCGGCAATGCGGTGCATCAAATTTTTCTTATTGATAACACAAAATAA